The following are encoded together in the Bactrocera neohumeralis isolate Rockhampton chromosome 6, APGP_CSIRO_Bneo_wtdbg2-racon-allhic-juicebox.fasta_v2, whole genome shotgun sequence genome:
- the LOC126761726 gene encoding echinoderm microtubule-associated protein-like CG42247 isoform X2, whose translation MSANEAGDGAAEASAMTNGVSANESAPSPAPSPAPPATSSPPPTALSQQQPQPSTAMDDGNVTAQISSAAQFEGGVSTYGAVKQFNEAKNNNNSNTDYTKSNGYHHSPNNHYNNNNSANNFDNTGSPLKSQQQQRGVGRETSFHPIQQHHLRQAEDSDNEDYELQGAAGGLSGAPIGDYWQQRNGIVGAPASGRQSRALSPTYIDNMSENSEQPPVVPLVRSKSRPELSSNAHLNSAMSAASRYNNLSYWKARRVVFYRNGDPFFPGVELRYRPGRDITSLDSLLDKISPKMDLPRGARYVFSMDGDRKYHLDELEDGASYVVSSFKAFKIRRLFQLHQLFQFLGIVRSLRRK comes from the coding sequence ATGTCCGCCAACGAGGCTGGGGACGGCGCTGCTGAGGCGTCCGCTATGACCAACGGCGTTTCGGCTAACGAGTCAGCACCTTCGCCGGCACCTTCACCAGCGCCGCCGGCTACGTCATCGCCACCGCCAACAGCACTGTCGCAGCAGCAGCCGCAGCCATCAACAGCTATGGACGATGGCAACGTAACGGCACAAATTAGTTCTGCTGCACAGTTCGAAGGTGGCGTTTCAACATACGGTGCGGTCAAACAGTTTAACGAAgcgaaaaataacaacaacagcaacactgaTTATACGAAATCGAACGGCTATCATCACAGCCCGAATaatcactacaacaacaacaacagcgctaaTAATTTTGACAACACTGGCAGTCCATTAAAaagtcagcaacaacaacgtggTGTGGGCCGTGAGACCAGCTTTCATCCCATACAACAGCATCACTTACGTCAAGCGGAGGACAGTGATAATGAAGATTACGAGCTGCAAGGTGCTGCTGGTGGCTTAAGCGGTGCTCCGATCGGTGATTATTGGCAACAACGTAACGGTATTGTCGGCGCACCGGCCAGCGGACGTCAAAGTCGCGCTCTAAGTCCCACATACATCGATAATATGAGCGAGAATTCGGAGCAACCGCCCGTAGTGCCACTCGTACGCTCCAAATCCCGGCCAGAGTTATCGTCCAATGCGCATTTGAATTCCGCAATGAGCGCCGCTAGTCGCTATAATAATCTCTCGTACTGGAAGGCGCGTCGTGTGGTCTTCTATCGCAATGGCGATCCCTTCTTTCCGGGCGTGGAGTTACGTTATCGTCCTGGTCGCGATATCACATCGTTGGATAGTTTGTTGGATAAGATTTCGCCTAAAATGGATTTGCCACGTGGCGCCCGTTATGTGTTCTCGATGGACGGTGATCGCAAGTATCATTTGGATGAGCTCGAAGATGGCGCTTCGTATGTGGTGTCGTCGTTCAAGGCGTTCAAG